In a single window of the Drosophila subpulchrella strain 33 F10 #4 breed RU33 chromosome X, RU_Dsub_v1.1 Primary Assembly, whole genome shotgun sequence genome:
- the LOC119556119 gene encoding tyrosine-protein phosphatase non-receptor type 9 isoform X3, translated as MEAEQQEFAVKQFIDLCNNLGANCSTTTATSPSASSSSASSTQNLIAILPPHTQQLQVQLPAAPGDGGGGGGAPVRRHISHTTAVKFLYARKFDIPRAVSLYEQHEQIRLKEYLYNIDPDVEPLRSELQTGKFTILPARTSSGAAIALFTANRHSPLSVSHTTTLQGIVYQLDSALQDSETQRAGLVFIYDMSCSKYSNFDYDLSQKILTLLKGGYPARLKKVLIVTAPLWFKAPFKILRLFVREKLRERVFTVSVPQLALHVPRKALPIHLGGTLEVDHATWLLSCRQSMTNREDELLANIVGVAGSGSATGSSAAVATNGTESAEAATTGATIISAVHLLGDNNTTVVTVSNGVGPAGGAASAAAASAVSCSSEPNENITINGLSPSHRQQASNSSSSGSNSNATAANPLKLNTSGSAESNSTTAAATAAGAAGATGGTTNTTTTTTNGGGEFWSENPPSSASSGFSDDDSLAGQEGDPKPIDQIVQMVKQRGRHGLIKEYADIRNRAPEGTFLHARMRANLTKNRYTDVLCYDHSRVVLAHEDGDEPSDYINANFVDGYKQKNAYISTQGPLPKTSQDFWRMIWEQHCLVIVMTTRVMERGRVKCGQYWEPTEESSLEFGDYHVRTISVECNEDYMVASLELRNIKTDEIRNVSHWQFTSWPDYGVPSSAMAMLNFLQKVREKQAELVNALGDTWAGHARGPPIVVHCSAGIGRTGTFITLDICISRLEDVGTADIRGTVEKIRSQRAYSIQMPDQYVFCHLALIEYAYSRGMLQTVDLAGFDEREQDSE; from the exons GCTGTGAAACAATTCATCGATCTCTGCAACAACCTGGGTGCTAACTGCAGCACGACGACAGCCACATCCCCGTCAGCTTCCTCCTCCTCAGCCAGCAGCACGCAGAACTTAATAGCGATTTTGCCGCCACACACACAGCAGCTGCAGGTGCAACTACCGGCGGCACCGGGCGATGGAGGAGGTGGTGGCGGTGCGCCCGTGAGGCGCCACATATCGCATACGACAGCCGTCAAGTTTCTGTACGCCCGTAAATTCGATATACCGCGAGCGGTCTCGCTGTACGAGCAGCATGAACAGATCCGACTCAAGGAGTATCTCTATAACATCGATCCGGATGTGGAGCCCTTGCGCTCCGAGCTGCAGACCGGCAAGTTTACCATCCTG CCCGCCCGCACCTCCAGTGGGGCCGCAATCGCCCTCTTCACCGCCAATCGACACAGTCCGCTGAGCGTTTCGCACACGACCACGCTGCAGGGCATCGTCTATCAGCTGGACAGCGCGCTCCAGGATTCGGAGACGCAGCGCGCCGGCCTCGTCTTCATCTACGACATGAGCTGCTCCAAGTACTCGAACTTTGACTACGACCTCTCCCAGAAGATTCTCACGCTGCTCAAG GGCGGCTATCCGGCGCGTCTGAAGAAGGTGCTGATCGTGACGGCGCCGCTGTGGTTCAAGGCGCCCTTCAAGATCCTGCGTCTGTTTGTGCGCGAGAAGCTGCGCGAGCGGGTGTTCACTGTATCGGTGCCTCAGTTGGCGCTGCACGTGCCGCGCAAGGCGCTGCCCATTCACTTGGGTGGCACGCTGGAGGTCGATCACGCCACATGGTTGCTCAGCTGCCGCCAATCGATGACGAATCGTGAGGACGAGCTGCTGGCCAATATTGTGGGTGTGGCCGGATCTGGCTCTGCAACTGGATCGTCGGCGGCAGTGGCCACCAATGGCACGGAATCGGCAGAGGCGGCCACAACGGGTGCCACGATAATCAGCGCCGTTCATCTGCTGGGCGATAACAATACCACCGTGGTGACGGTCAGCAATGGCGTGGGTCCAGCCGGAGGAGCTGCGTCCGCGGCGGCAGCGTCAGCAGTGAGCTGCAGTTCCGAGCCCAACGAAAACATCACAATCAACGGACTGAGTCCCAGCCACCGTCAGCAGGCGAGCAACAGCAGtagcagcggcagcaacagcaacgcCACAGCAGCCAATCCCCTCAAGCTCAACACGAGTGGTTCGGCGGAGAGCAACAgcaccaccgccgccgccacagcagcaggagcagctggAGCAACTGGTGGCACCaccaacaccaccaccaccaccaccaacggGGGCGGCGAATTCTGGTCAGAGAATCCGCCAAGTAGCGCCTCGTCCGGCTTCAGCGACGACGACAGTCTGGCCGGCCAGGAGGGCGACCCGAAGCCCATCGATCAGATTGTCCAGATGGTGAAGCAGCGCGGACGCCATGGGCTGATCAAGGAGTACGCGGACATTCGGAATAGGGCGCCCGAGGGCACCTTTTTGCATGCGAG GATGCGCGCCAACCTGACCAAGAACCGCTACACAGACGTCCTCTGCTACGATCACAGTAGAGTGGTGCTGGCCCACGAAGACGGCGACGAGCCGTCGGATTACATAAATGCGAATTTCGTCGATGGCTACAAACAGAAGAATGCCTATATTTCAACTCAAG GTCCATTACCAAAGACATCCCAGGACTTTTGGCGCATGATCTGGGAGCAACATTGTTTAGTTATAGTGATGACGACGCGCGTTATGGAGCGCGGACGCGTTAAATGCGGCCAGTACTGGGAGCCGACTGAAGAAAGTTCCTTAGAGTTTGGCGACTACCATGTGCGAACAATTAGCGTTGAGTGCAACGAGGACTATATGGTGGCCTCGTTGGAATTGAGAAACATAAAG ACTGACGAAATACGCAATGTCTCACATTGGCAGTTCACCAGCTGGCCGGACTATGGGGTGCCCAGCTCGGCCATGGCCATGCTGAACTTCCTGCAGAAGGTGCGCGAGAAGCAGGCGGAGCTGGTCAACGCACTGGGCGACACCTGGGCGGGTCACGCCCGCGGACCGCCCATTGTGGTGCACTGCAGTGCAGGCATTGGACGTACAG GCACATTCATCACCCTGGACATATGCATATCGCGGCTGGAGGACGTGGGCACGGCGGATATACGCGGCACCGTGGAGAAGATCCGGTCGCAGCGAGCCTACTCCATCCAGATGCCCGATCAGTATGTGTTCTGCCACCTGGCCCTCATCGAGTATGCCTATTCGCGCGGAATGCTGCAGACCGTCGATCTGGCTGGCTTCGATGAGCGCGAACAGGACTCGGAGTAG
- the LOC119556119 gene encoding tyrosine-protein phosphatase non-receptor type 9 isoform X4, giving the protein MCECSPAVKQFIDLCNNLGANCSTTTATSPSASSSSASSTQNLIAILPPHTQQLQVQLPAAPGDGGGGGGAPVRRHISHTTAVKFLYARKFDIPRAVSLYEQHEQIRLKEYLYNIDPDVEPLRSELQTGKFTILPARTSSGAAIALFTANRHSPLSVSHTTTLQGIVYQLDSALQDSETQRAGLVFIYDMSCSKYSNFDYDLSQKILTLLKGGYPARLKKVLIVTAPLWFKAPFKILRLFVREKLRERVFTVSVPQLALHVPRKALPIHLGGTLEVDHATWLLSCRQSMTNREDELLANIVGVAGSGSATGSSAAVATNGTESAEAATTGATIISAVHLLGDNNTTVVTVSNGVGPAGGAASAAAASAVSCSSEPNENITINGLSPSHRQQASNSSSSGSNSNATAANPLKLNTSGSAESNSTTAAATAAGAAGATGGTTNTTTTTTNGGGEFWSENPPSSASSGFSDDDSLAGQEGDPKPIDQIVQMVKQRGRHGLIKEYADIRNRAPEGTFLHARMRANLTKNRYTDVLCYDHSRVVLAHEDGDEPSDYINANFVDGYKQKNAYISTQGPLPKTSQDFWRMIWEQHCLVIVMTTRVMERGRVKCGQYWEPTEESSLEFGDYHVRTISVECNEDYMVASLELRNIKTDEIRNVSHWQFTSWPDYGVPSSAMAMLNFLQKVREKQAELVNALGDTWAGHARGPPIVVHCSAGIGRTGTFITLDICISRLEDVGTADIRGTVEKIRSQRAYSIQMPDQYVFCHLALIEYAYSRGMLQTVDLAGFDEREQDSE; this is encoded by the exons GCTGTGAAACAATTCATCGATCTCTGCAACAACCTGGGTGCTAACTGCAGCACGACGACAGCCACATCCCCGTCAGCTTCCTCCTCCTCAGCCAGCAGCACGCAGAACTTAATAGCGATTTTGCCGCCACACACACAGCAGCTGCAGGTGCAACTACCGGCGGCACCGGGCGATGGAGGAGGTGGTGGCGGTGCGCCCGTGAGGCGCCACATATCGCATACGACAGCCGTCAAGTTTCTGTACGCCCGTAAATTCGATATACCGCGAGCGGTCTCGCTGTACGAGCAGCATGAACAGATCCGACTCAAGGAGTATCTCTATAACATCGATCCGGATGTGGAGCCCTTGCGCTCCGAGCTGCAGACCGGCAAGTTTACCATCCTG CCCGCCCGCACCTCCAGTGGGGCCGCAATCGCCCTCTTCACCGCCAATCGACACAGTCCGCTGAGCGTTTCGCACACGACCACGCTGCAGGGCATCGTCTATCAGCTGGACAGCGCGCTCCAGGATTCGGAGACGCAGCGCGCCGGCCTCGTCTTCATCTACGACATGAGCTGCTCCAAGTACTCGAACTTTGACTACGACCTCTCCCAGAAGATTCTCACGCTGCTCAAG GGCGGCTATCCGGCGCGTCTGAAGAAGGTGCTGATCGTGACGGCGCCGCTGTGGTTCAAGGCGCCCTTCAAGATCCTGCGTCTGTTTGTGCGCGAGAAGCTGCGCGAGCGGGTGTTCACTGTATCGGTGCCTCAGTTGGCGCTGCACGTGCCGCGCAAGGCGCTGCCCATTCACTTGGGTGGCACGCTGGAGGTCGATCACGCCACATGGTTGCTCAGCTGCCGCCAATCGATGACGAATCGTGAGGACGAGCTGCTGGCCAATATTGTGGGTGTGGCCGGATCTGGCTCTGCAACTGGATCGTCGGCGGCAGTGGCCACCAATGGCACGGAATCGGCAGAGGCGGCCACAACGGGTGCCACGATAATCAGCGCCGTTCATCTGCTGGGCGATAACAATACCACCGTGGTGACGGTCAGCAATGGCGTGGGTCCAGCCGGAGGAGCTGCGTCCGCGGCGGCAGCGTCAGCAGTGAGCTGCAGTTCCGAGCCCAACGAAAACATCACAATCAACGGACTGAGTCCCAGCCACCGTCAGCAGGCGAGCAACAGCAGtagcagcggcagcaacagcaacgcCACAGCAGCCAATCCCCTCAAGCTCAACACGAGTGGTTCGGCGGAGAGCAACAgcaccaccgccgccgccacagcagcaggagcagctggAGCAACTGGTGGCACCaccaacaccaccaccaccaccaccaacggGGGCGGCGAATTCTGGTCAGAGAATCCGCCAAGTAGCGCCTCGTCCGGCTTCAGCGACGACGACAGTCTGGCCGGCCAGGAGGGCGACCCGAAGCCCATCGATCAGATTGTCCAGATGGTGAAGCAGCGCGGACGCCATGGGCTGATCAAGGAGTACGCGGACATTCGGAATAGGGCGCCCGAGGGCACCTTTTTGCATGCGAG GATGCGCGCCAACCTGACCAAGAACCGCTACACAGACGTCCTCTGCTACGATCACAGTAGAGTGGTGCTGGCCCACGAAGACGGCGACGAGCCGTCGGATTACATAAATGCGAATTTCGTCGATGGCTACAAACAGAAGAATGCCTATATTTCAACTCAAG GTCCATTACCAAAGACATCCCAGGACTTTTGGCGCATGATCTGGGAGCAACATTGTTTAGTTATAGTGATGACGACGCGCGTTATGGAGCGCGGACGCGTTAAATGCGGCCAGTACTGGGAGCCGACTGAAGAAAGTTCCTTAGAGTTTGGCGACTACCATGTGCGAACAATTAGCGTTGAGTGCAACGAGGACTATATGGTGGCCTCGTTGGAATTGAGAAACATAAAG ACTGACGAAATACGCAATGTCTCACATTGGCAGTTCACCAGCTGGCCGGACTATGGGGTGCCCAGCTCGGCCATGGCCATGCTGAACTTCCTGCAGAAGGTGCGCGAGAAGCAGGCGGAGCTGGTCAACGCACTGGGCGACACCTGGGCGGGTCACGCCCGCGGACCGCCCATTGTGGTGCACTGCAGTGCAGGCATTGGACGTACAG GCACATTCATCACCCTGGACATATGCATATCGCGGCTGGAGGACGTGGGCACGGCGGATATACGCGGCACCGTGGAGAAGATCCGGTCGCAGCGAGCCTACTCCATCCAGATGCCCGATCAGTATGTGTTCTGCCACCTGGCCCTCATCGAGTATGCCTATTCGCGCGGAATGCTGCAGACCGTCGATCTGGCTGGCTTCGATGAGCGCGAACAGGACTCGGAGTAG
- the LOC119556119 gene encoding tyrosine-protein phosphatase non-receptor type 9 isoform X1 translates to MQRTHWNKDKPEDRNNNSGSGREQDSGCHQRLFLCIAKAVKQFIDLCNNLGANCSTTTATSPSASSSSASSTQNLIAILPPHTQQLQVQLPAAPGDGGGGGGAPVRRHISHTTAVKFLYARKFDIPRAVSLYEQHEQIRLKEYLYNIDPDVEPLRSELQTGKFTILPARTSSGAAIALFTANRHSPLSVSHTTTLQGIVYQLDSALQDSETQRAGLVFIYDMSCSKYSNFDYDLSQKILTLLKGGYPARLKKVLIVTAPLWFKAPFKILRLFVREKLRERVFTVSVPQLALHVPRKALPIHLGGTLEVDHATWLLSCRQSMTNREDELLANIVGVAGSGSATGSSAAVATNGTESAEAATTGATIISAVHLLGDNNTTVVTVSNGVGPAGGAASAAAASAVSCSSEPNENITINGLSPSHRQQASNSSSSGSNSNATAANPLKLNTSGSAESNSTTAAATAAGAAGATGGTTNTTTTTTNGGGEFWSENPPSSASSGFSDDDSLAGQEGDPKPIDQIVQMVKQRGRHGLIKEYADIRNRAPEGTFLHARMRANLTKNRYTDVLCYDHSRVVLAHEDGDEPSDYINANFVDGYKQKNAYISTQGPLPKTSQDFWRMIWEQHCLVIVMTTRVMERGRVKCGQYWEPTEESSLEFGDYHVRTISVECNEDYMVASLELRNIKTDEIRNVSHWQFTSWPDYGVPSSAMAMLNFLQKVREKQAELVNALGDTWAGHARGPPIVVHCSAGIGRTGTFITLDICISRLEDVGTADIRGTVEKIRSQRAYSIQMPDQYVFCHLALIEYAYSRGMLQTVDLAGFDEREQDSE, encoded by the exons GCTGTGAAACAATTCATCGATCTCTGCAACAACCTGGGTGCTAACTGCAGCACGACGACAGCCACATCCCCGTCAGCTTCCTCCTCCTCAGCCAGCAGCACGCAGAACTTAATAGCGATTTTGCCGCCACACACACAGCAGCTGCAGGTGCAACTACCGGCGGCACCGGGCGATGGAGGAGGTGGTGGCGGTGCGCCCGTGAGGCGCCACATATCGCATACGACAGCCGTCAAGTTTCTGTACGCCCGTAAATTCGATATACCGCGAGCGGTCTCGCTGTACGAGCAGCATGAACAGATCCGACTCAAGGAGTATCTCTATAACATCGATCCGGATGTGGAGCCCTTGCGCTCCGAGCTGCAGACCGGCAAGTTTACCATCCTG CCCGCCCGCACCTCCAGTGGGGCCGCAATCGCCCTCTTCACCGCCAATCGACACAGTCCGCTGAGCGTTTCGCACACGACCACGCTGCAGGGCATCGTCTATCAGCTGGACAGCGCGCTCCAGGATTCGGAGACGCAGCGCGCCGGCCTCGTCTTCATCTACGACATGAGCTGCTCCAAGTACTCGAACTTTGACTACGACCTCTCCCAGAAGATTCTCACGCTGCTCAAG GGCGGCTATCCGGCGCGTCTGAAGAAGGTGCTGATCGTGACGGCGCCGCTGTGGTTCAAGGCGCCCTTCAAGATCCTGCGTCTGTTTGTGCGCGAGAAGCTGCGCGAGCGGGTGTTCACTGTATCGGTGCCTCAGTTGGCGCTGCACGTGCCGCGCAAGGCGCTGCCCATTCACTTGGGTGGCACGCTGGAGGTCGATCACGCCACATGGTTGCTCAGCTGCCGCCAATCGATGACGAATCGTGAGGACGAGCTGCTGGCCAATATTGTGGGTGTGGCCGGATCTGGCTCTGCAACTGGATCGTCGGCGGCAGTGGCCACCAATGGCACGGAATCGGCAGAGGCGGCCACAACGGGTGCCACGATAATCAGCGCCGTTCATCTGCTGGGCGATAACAATACCACCGTGGTGACGGTCAGCAATGGCGTGGGTCCAGCCGGAGGAGCTGCGTCCGCGGCGGCAGCGTCAGCAGTGAGCTGCAGTTCCGAGCCCAACGAAAACATCACAATCAACGGACTGAGTCCCAGCCACCGTCAGCAGGCGAGCAACAGCAGtagcagcggcagcaacagcaacgcCACAGCAGCCAATCCCCTCAAGCTCAACACGAGTGGTTCGGCGGAGAGCAACAgcaccaccgccgccgccacagcagcaggagcagctggAGCAACTGGTGGCACCaccaacaccaccaccaccaccaccaacggGGGCGGCGAATTCTGGTCAGAGAATCCGCCAAGTAGCGCCTCGTCCGGCTTCAGCGACGACGACAGTCTGGCCGGCCAGGAGGGCGACCCGAAGCCCATCGATCAGATTGTCCAGATGGTGAAGCAGCGCGGACGCCATGGGCTGATCAAGGAGTACGCGGACATTCGGAATAGGGCGCCCGAGGGCACCTTTTTGCATGCGAG GATGCGCGCCAACCTGACCAAGAACCGCTACACAGACGTCCTCTGCTACGATCACAGTAGAGTGGTGCTGGCCCACGAAGACGGCGACGAGCCGTCGGATTACATAAATGCGAATTTCGTCGATGGCTACAAACAGAAGAATGCCTATATTTCAACTCAAG GTCCATTACCAAAGACATCCCAGGACTTTTGGCGCATGATCTGGGAGCAACATTGTTTAGTTATAGTGATGACGACGCGCGTTATGGAGCGCGGACGCGTTAAATGCGGCCAGTACTGGGAGCCGACTGAAGAAAGTTCCTTAGAGTTTGGCGACTACCATGTGCGAACAATTAGCGTTGAGTGCAACGAGGACTATATGGTGGCCTCGTTGGAATTGAGAAACATAAAG ACTGACGAAATACGCAATGTCTCACATTGGCAGTTCACCAGCTGGCCGGACTATGGGGTGCCCAGCTCGGCCATGGCCATGCTGAACTTCCTGCAGAAGGTGCGCGAGAAGCAGGCGGAGCTGGTCAACGCACTGGGCGACACCTGGGCGGGTCACGCCCGCGGACCGCCCATTGTGGTGCACTGCAGTGCAGGCATTGGACGTACAG GCACATTCATCACCCTGGACATATGCATATCGCGGCTGGAGGACGTGGGCACGGCGGATATACGCGGCACCGTGGAGAAGATCCGGTCGCAGCGAGCCTACTCCATCCAGATGCCCGATCAGTATGTGTTCTGCCACCTGGCCCTCATCGAGTATGCCTATTCGCGCGGAATGCTGCAGACCGTCGATCTGGCTGGCTTCGATGAGCGCGAACAGGACTCGGAGTAG
- the LOC119556119 gene encoding tyrosine-protein phosphatase non-receptor type 9 isoform X2, which yields MVHLYQRRRSREQAVKQFIDLCNNLGANCSTTTATSPSASSSSASSTQNLIAILPPHTQQLQVQLPAAPGDGGGGGGAPVRRHISHTTAVKFLYARKFDIPRAVSLYEQHEQIRLKEYLYNIDPDVEPLRSELQTGKFTILPARTSSGAAIALFTANRHSPLSVSHTTTLQGIVYQLDSALQDSETQRAGLVFIYDMSCSKYSNFDYDLSQKILTLLKGGYPARLKKVLIVTAPLWFKAPFKILRLFVREKLRERVFTVSVPQLALHVPRKALPIHLGGTLEVDHATWLLSCRQSMTNREDELLANIVGVAGSGSATGSSAAVATNGTESAEAATTGATIISAVHLLGDNNTTVVTVSNGVGPAGGAASAAAASAVSCSSEPNENITINGLSPSHRQQASNSSSSGSNSNATAANPLKLNTSGSAESNSTTAAATAAGAAGATGGTTNTTTTTTNGGGEFWSENPPSSASSGFSDDDSLAGQEGDPKPIDQIVQMVKQRGRHGLIKEYADIRNRAPEGTFLHARMRANLTKNRYTDVLCYDHSRVVLAHEDGDEPSDYINANFVDGYKQKNAYISTQGPLPKTSQDFWRMIWEQHCLVIVMTTRVMERGRVKCGQYWEPTEESSLEFGDYHVRTISVECNEDYMVASLELRNIKTDEIRNVSHWQFTSWPDYGVPSSAMAMLNFLQKVREKQAELVNALGDTWAGHARGPPIVVHCSAGIGRTGTFITLDICISRLEDVGTADIRGTVEKIRSQRAYSIQMPDQYVFCHLALIEYAYSRGMLQTVDLAGFDEREQDSE from the exons atggTGCATCTGTATCAACGACGTCGCAGCCGCGAACAG GCTGTGAAACAATTCATCGATCTCTGCAACAACCTGGGTGCTAACTGCAGCACGACGACAGCCACATCCCCGTCAGCTTCCTCCTCCTCAGCCAGCAGCACGCAGAACTTAATAGCGATTTTGCCGCCACACACACAGCAGCTGCAGGTGCAACTACCGGCGGCACCGGGCGATGGAGGAGGTGGTGGCGGTGCGCCCGTGAGGCGCCACATATCGCATACGACAGCCGTCAAGTTTCTGTACGCCCGTAAATTCGATATACCGCGAGCGGTCTCGCTGTACGAGCAGCATGAACAGATCCGACTCAAGGAGTATCTCTATAACATCGATCCGGATGTGGAGCCCTTGCGCTCCGAGCTGCAGACCGGCAAGTTTACCATCCTG CCCGCCCGCACCTCCAGTGGGGCCGCAATCGCCCTCTTCACCGCCAATCGACACAGTCCGCTGAGCGTTTCGCACACGACCACGCTGCAGGGCATCGTCTATCAGCTGGACAGCGCGCTCCAGGATTCGGAGACGCAGCGCGCCGGCCTCGTCTTCATCTACGACATGAGCTGCTCCAAGTACTCGAACTTTGACTACGACCTCTCCCAGAAGATTCTCACGCTGCTCAAG GGCGGCTATCCGGCGCGTCTGAAGAAGGTGCTGATCGTGACGGCGCCGCTGTGGTTCAAGGCGCCCTTCAAGATCCTGCGTCTGTTTGTGCGCGAGAAGCTGCGCGAGCGGGTGTTCACTGTATCGGTGCCTCAGTTGGCGCTGCACGTGCCGCGCAAGGCGCTGCCCATTCACTTGGGTGGCACGCTGGAGGTCGATCACGCCACATGGTTGCTCAGCTGCCGCCAATCGATGACGAATCGTGAGGACGAGCTGCTGGCCAATATTGTGGGTGTGGCCGGATCTGGCTCTGCAACTGGATCGTCGGCGGCAGTGGCCACCAATGGCACGGAATCGGCAGAGGCGGCCACAACGGGTGCCACGATAATCAGCGCCGTTCATCTGCTGGGCGATAACAATACCACCGTGGTGACGGTCAGCAATGGCGTGGGTCCAGCCGGAGGAGCTGCGTCCGCGGCGGCAGCGTCAGCAGTGAGCTGCAGTTCCGAGCCCAACGAAAACATCACAATCAACGGACTGAGTCCCAGCCACCGTCAGCAGGCGAGCAACAGCAGtagcagcggcagcaacagcaacgcCACAGCAGCCAATCCCCTCAAGCTCAACACGAGTGGTTCGGCGGAGAGCAACAgcaccaccgccgccgccacagcagcaggagcagctggAGCAACTGGTGGCACCaccaacaccaccaccaccaccaccaacggGGGCGGCGAATTCTGGTCAGAGAATCCGCCAAGTAGCGCCTCGTCCGGCTTCAGCGACGACGACAGTCTGGCCGGCCAGGAGGGCGACCCGAAGCCCATCGATCAGATTGTCCAGATGGTGAAGCAGCGCGGACGCCATGGGCTGATCAAGGAGTACGCGGACATTCGGAATAGGGCGCCCGAGGGCACCTTTTTGCATGCGAG GATGCGCGCCAACCTGACCAAGAACCGCTACACAGACGTCCTCTGCTACGATCACAGTAGAGTGGTGCTGGCCCACGAAGACGGCGACGAGCCGTCGGATTACATAAATGCGAATTTCGTCGATGGCTACAAACAGAAGAATGCCTATATTTCAACTCAAG GTCCATTACCAAAGACATCCCAGGACTTTTGGCGCATGATCTGGGAGCAACATTGTTTAGTTATAGTGATGACGACGCGCGTTATGGAGCGCGGACGCGTTAAATGCGGCCAGTACTGGGAGCCGACTGAAGAAAGTTCCTTAGAGTTTGGCGACTACCATGTGCGAACAATTAGCGTTGAGTGCAACGAGGACTATATGGTGGCCTCGTTGGAATTGAGAAACATAAAG ACTGACGAAATACGCAATGTCTCACATTGGCAGTTCACCAGCTGGCCGGACTATGGGGTGCCCAGCTCGGCCATGGCCATGCTGAACTTCCTGCAGAAGGTGCGCGAGAAGCAGGCGGAGCTGGTCAACGCACTGGGCGACACCTGGGCGGGTCACGCCCGCGGACCGCCCATTGTGGTGCACTGCAGTGCAGGCATTGGACGTACAG GCACATTCATCACCCTGGACATATGCATATCGCGGCTGGAGGACGTGGGCACGGCGGATATACGCGGCACCGTGGAGAAGATCCGGTCGCAGCGAGCCTACTCCATCCAGATGCCCGATCAGTATGTGTTCTGCCACCTGGCCCTCATCGAGTATGCCTATTCGCGCGGAATGCTGCAGACCGTCGATCTGGCTGGCTTCGATGAGCGCGAACAGGACTCGGAGTAG